CTGGCGTTCCATATCCAGAAGTTTGGACTGATGATCGATACCATGCAGATCTCGGCACTGCAGAAAGCCTATCAGGCAGCCAAAGATCCCAAGTTGAATACTGCACTGGCTTCCGTGATGGGAACCCTCATGCCGGACAGCAAAGTGGTCGGCGAACGGCTTCAGAAGTTCCAGCCAGCTGGTGCACTGCCTTAAGTGGGGCTTTTGAAACATCCATAAAAAAACTCCGCAGACTTTAACGAGCCTGCGGAGTTTTGATTTTTTAATAAGCTTGAAAGACGCTACTGGGCACTCGCCTGAGTTTTCTTTCGCAGCAGTGATCGCACAGGTTCCTCCAGCTGCTTCACATCGGAAGTAACCACTTCGGTAACCCCTGTGTGATCCACGAGCATCATCATCGGCACGCTACGTACGCCGTAATGAAGTGCGGCCGGGTTGTTCCAGCCCCGCTTGTCACGAGCTGAGTAGAAGATCTGACGCCAGTCGAGTGGTGACTTCTCCTGGAAAGCATCGATGGCTGGTTCTTCCAGGTCCAGGTTGACGCCTACGATTTCAAAACCGTATTTGCGGTACTTCTTGGAGAGAGCCTGAATCTCAGGCAGCTGCTCAATAAAGGGTTTGGCAGTTGTCGCCCAGAAGACAACCAGCACCACGCTCCCTTTATAATCGTCGATGGAGACATAACCACCTTCAATGGTCTCTCCGGCCAGCTGAATCGGTTGTCCTTTCAGCTTCAGACGACGAGACAGTCCAGCGACCTGTGCGGTCTCATTACTTTTGGGAAACTTAGTTTCCAGATCGAGACAGCAGTCCAGGGCTGACTGATTCAAACCGTACAGCTGACAGGTTTCTGCAGCGGCCTGCAACATCTGTGGTGCCCGGATATTTTCCTGGGGAAAACGCGTGGCGAACAGACGAGCCTGTTTGACGAACTCTTCAATCCAGCGCGGGTCCTGCTGAGCAAAACGCTGTGCACTGGTATTCGCAAATTTCGCGACAGTGAAGCCAGCTTCCGCAGCGGAAGGAGAATTCGGATCGCGTTTATAAAGAGACTCGGAATGATCGTACAGAGCGTCGATACTTTCCTGATCTCCCTGCAATGCCATCTGTAAATGAGCATCCAGCAGATGACGGATACAGACGGTAAACAACCGCTGTTTTTCTTTGTCAGCGTGTGTCTGCTTTACAGCTTCCATCGCCAGTTGAATGATTTTCTGATTGCGGGCAGCACGGGCCTGCTTCAGTTCTTCAACGTTATCAGTTTTAGGAAGGGCCAGTACACGCAGACGCGTGATCTCGCGTACGTTCCATTCGGCCGAACCTTCCTTCAGCTCGGAAATCTTGACTTCCTCATCGGCCAGTGATTCATCGTCACCGTCCAGATCATCCATATCGCGTTTATCACGTTCCAGGCCTGCCGTCTGAATTGCGTTCGCATTTGGCTTGAGTGCAGGACCGGTTTGTGAAACCTGAGTAATTTTGGCACTCGGCGTTTTCTGGAGAGGCTTCGCATCGGCGGGGGCCGCTTCCAGCTTGCCGTCCAGTTTATTGTCCGCCGTCTGTGGAGCAGGGGATTCTCCGCCACCACAACCGAATTGAGTCAGCGATAACAGGCCCGCTGCTATCATCATGATACCGTGTCGATGCCTCATGATCTGGGGCTCTCCTTCCTTTGAGAGTCGGTAGTATCTGTCGAACCGGGGACGGGGGTATTTCGGATTCAGAACTGAGCCGTTCCCTCGGCATTATCGAAAGTCAAAACACTGAATGGGGCGTGTTTTACGACAAAATCCACTTTGAAGGCAAGACGAAGCTGGAAAAAATTACAATCCGCGTCCGTTTTAAAGCAGGTTTCCTGTCAGCAACCCATTTCCACAGAGCAGCTGTCAAACTCGCCTTCCTGCGCAGACTGCCTTAGAGCTCACCATGATACTGCTTGAATGCTTCAATCGCAAAGTATTCGGGCAGGCCCAGCTGATTGTAAATCTTGGCAGTATTTCGGGTTCGGTCCTCGGCACGCACCCAGAATTCACGTTTATCGCTTCCCGGGTAAAAAGCACTGTCCTTCTGCGACTCATGCTTGAAGATCGCTTCCCGCTTTCGCAACACCACTTCAGGGCTCAGAGGAACAGCCCGCTCAATTTCGTGCGGTTCGTACTCTTCCCAGGCACCACGGTACATCCAGAATTCGGGAGTGATCTCCTCAGACTTGACCACATCCACCGCATTGATCACCGCTTCGGCACAGACGCGGTGCGTACCATGCGGATCGGACAGGTCACCGGCTACATAAATCTGATGCGGCTGTACCTCTCGCAACAGATCGGCGACGATCGCGATGTCATCTTCGCCAATCGGCTTCTTCGAAACCTGTCCCGTGTTGTAGAAGGGAAGATCCAGGAACCGCAGATGTTCTTCCGGCACTCCCGCTGCCTGGGCTCCCGCAGTCGCTTCTGTTTTGCGGATCAGCCCTTTGATTCCCAGCATCTCGGCATTGTCCAAATCACCCGCATTCTTGCTGGCAATGCTCTCTTTCAAGGCTTCGATGTGGGACAGAACTTTGGTGTCGTCGGCATGGAACAGTTTGTGAAATTCATGCACGAAATCCAGATGTCGCAAGGCATCGTGATCGAATACAGCGATATTTCCACTGGTCATGTAGGCGATGTAAACTTCATGCCCCTGTTCAGCCAGCGTGATCAGAGTCC
This genomic stretch from Gimesia sp. harbors:
- a CDS encoding TlpA disulfide reductase family protein; this encodes MRHRHGIMMIAAGLLSLTQFGCGGGESPAPQTADNKLDGKLEAAPADAKPLQKTPSAKITQVSQTGPALKPNANAIQTAGLERDKRDMDDLDGDDESLADEEVKISELKEGSAEWNVREITRLRVLALPKTDNVEELKQARAARNQKIIQLAMEAVKQTHADKEKQRLFTVCIRHLLDAHLQMALQGDQESIDALYDHSESLYKRDPNSPSAAEAGFTVAKFANTSAQRFAQQDPRWIEEFVKQARLFATRFPQENIRAPQMLQAAAETCQLYGLNQSALDCCLDLETKFPKSNETAQVAGLSRRLKLKGQPIQLAGETIEGGYVSIDDYKGSVVLVVFWATTAKPFIEQLPEIQALSKKYRKYGFEIVGVNLDLEEPAIDAFQEKSPLDWRQIFYSARDKRGWNNPAALHYGVRSVPMMMLVDHTGVTEVVTSDVKQLEEPVRSLLRKKTQASAQ